In Biomphalaria glabrata chromosome 11, xgBioGlab47.1, whole genome shotgun sequence, the following proteins share a genomic window:
- the LOC106068608 gene encoding collagen alpha-1(XII) chain-like isoform X2, giving the protein MRTSILVFFIIAMMAVSDGKGSKKSSPVKDGSKEKESTKSLKLLTKEETTREKEGSKKERKSKEETRSRSDESNDNNSNVDKSKTRSKEDGIELRYFLSSSRRTSSEPAIVSESPIIKRSLSLAGSLLNPANLVKTVVDAAVNLYCSFDGRLVPCKDAQGGKYLAPLNFRCRALADVIFVVDSSGSIGSINFKKQLSFIANIAASFFVGANDVRVGLVVFSTDAQIWFDLKEYNDLFSIQKAILETPYEGEVTYTDKALKLISSSYLFESFSGGRDNAPDIVVILTDGQSTNPFATLSEANKLKSRGVTMLSIGITSGIKETELLSLASRPEFFFKVDDFDVLNNFLGQIVEQTCQVSEGVKVKVQTKPSVTEQEPQYYEQEPAQYNEQEPAQYNEQEPAQYNEQDPFYYQEQEPTEKIVTVKSTTKLTTTTPRTTTTTRASTTIKPTTTTTTTTTPKPTTTTTTTTKPKSTTTTTTTTTTTTTPKPTTTTSTTTTPKSTTKTTTTPKPTTTTTTTTTPKPTTTTTTTTTPRTTTRTTTTTTTTTTTPRTTTTTTTLPPPPKVIPCRNATKADILLLIDASTSIGSVNWQKQVKFAAEVVQAFTVGPRDVLFGTVIFNRVPTRIFDLKTFSNKTAVSDSLLAITYPNNPGTHTHLGFAEIRTNQLFSTASGGRPDARDILIVMTDGQSNYPDQTSSEAQLLKNTGVTVISVGIGVTNTDELHAMASKSDYVFTTGGYEMLDYIKRDLVKLTCDGV; this is encoded by the exons AAAAGTCATCGCCTGTCAAAGACGGAAGCAAAGAAAAAG AGTCTACAAAGAGCTTGAAACTACTCACCAAGGAAGAAACAACCAGAGAGAAGGAAGGAagtaaaaaggaaagaaaaagtaaagaagaAACGAGAAGTCGAAGTGATGAATCCAACGATAACAACAGCAACGTCGACAAAAGCAAAACAAGGAGCAAGGAGGATGGAATCGAACTGAGGTATTTCCTTTCAAGTAGCAGAAGAACATCGTCTGAGCCAGCCATTGTTAGCGAAAGTCCCATCATTAAAAGGTCCTTGTCGCTCGCGGGCTCACTCCTGAATCCTGCCAACCTAGTAAAGACTGTGGTGGATGCTGCTGTCAACTTGTACTGCTCTTTCGATGGCCGCCTGGTTCCTTGCAAAGACG CACAAGGAGGAAAATATTTAG CGCCTCTCAATTTCCGGTGTCGGGCCCTCGCTGACGTCATCTTCGTCGTTGACTCCTCGGGCAGCATCGGATCTATCAACTTTAAGAAGCAGCTTTCTTTCATCGCCAACATAGCGGCCTCGTTCTTTGTCGGCGCCAATGACGTCAGGGTGGGCCTTGTGGTCTTCAGCACTGACGCTCAGATCTGGTTTGATTTGAAGGAATACAATGACTTGTTCTCTATTCAGAAG GCCATACTGGAAACCCCTTACGAAGGCGAAGTTACGTACACCGACAAAGCCCTCAAGTTAATCAGCAGTTCTTacttgtttgaaagtttttccGGAGGAAGAGACAACGCCCCTGACATTGTTGTCATTCTGACAGACGGACAGTCCACTAACCCGTTTGCAA CTCTTTCTGAGGCCAATAAATTAAAATCTCGAGGCGTCACTATGTTGTCTATTGGCATCACTTCCGGTATAAAAGAAACAGAACTCCTCTCTCTGGCGAGCAGACCCGAGTTCTTCTTCAAAGTGGACGATTTTGATGTACTAAACAATTTCTTAGGCCAAATTGTGGAACAGACTTGTCAAG TCTCTGAGGGAGTCAAAGTCAAAGTACAAA cGAAGCCGAGTGTTACAG AACAAGAACCGCAGTATTACG AGCAAGAACCAGCTCAATACAATG aaCAAGAACCAGCCCAGTACAATG AACAAGAACCAGCTCAGTACAATG AACAAGATCCGTTTTACTACCAAG AGCAAGAGCCAACGGAAAAGATTGTTACAGTGAAAAGCACAACCAAATTAACAACCACTACACCAAGAACAACCACGACAACCAGGGCTTCGACAACGATAAAACctacaactactactaccactacCACAACACCAAAGCCTACAACCACCACAACCACTACTACAAAGCCCAAATCAACCACGACTACAACCACGACTACAACCACAACTACAACGCCTAAGCCAACCACCACCACAAGTACCACGACAACGCCGAAGTCTACAACTAAGACAACCACAACGCCAAAACCAACGACTACTACGACAACGACGACAACACCAAAGCCTACAACCACAACCACAACTACAACCACGCCTAGGACAACCACCAGAACTACAACCACCACGACAACGACGACTACTACCCCAAGAACAACaa CTACAACAACGACATTGCCGCCGCCACCGAAAGTGATCCCCTGTCGAAACGCCACTAAGGCTGACATCTTACTTCTGATTGACGCCTCTACCAGCATCGGCTCTGTCAACTGGCAGAAACAGGTCAAGTTTGCTGCAGAGGTTGTCCAAGCGTTCACAGTGGGTCCCAGAGATGTCTTGTTCGGAACTGTTATCTTCAACAGAGTCCCCACACGAATATTTGATCTGAAAACGTTTTCTAATAAAACCGCAGTCTCAGAT TCTCTGCTGGCCATCACGTACCCTAACAACCCTGGCACGCACACCCACCTGGGCTTCGCAGAGATTCGAACCAACCAGCTGTTCAGCACAGCCTCAGGCGGTAGACCGGACGCCAGGGATATTCTCATTGTCATGACCGATGGACAATCAAACTACCCTGATCAAA CGTCCAGTGAAGCCCAGCTGCTCAAGAATACTGGCGTCACTGTCATTAGTGTTGGCATTGGAGTGACCAATACTGACGAGCTGCATGCCATGGCCAGCAAGTCAGATTACGTCTTCACCACCGGAGGCTACGAGATGCTGGACTACATCAAGCGAGACCTGGTCAAGTTGACATGTGATG GTGTTTAA
- the LOC106068608 gene encoding collagen alpha-1(XII) chain-like isoform X3, whose product MRTSILVFFIIAMMAVSDGKGSKKSSPVKDGSKEKESTKSLKLLTKEETTREKEGSKKERKSKEETRSRSDESNDNNSNVDKSKTRSKEDGIELRYFLSSSRRTSSEPAIVSESPIIKRSLSLAGSLLNPANLVKTVVDAAVNLYCSFDGRLVPCKDAPLNFRCRALADVIFVVDSSGSIGSINFKKQLSFIANIAASFFVGANDVRVGLVVFSTDAQIWFDLKEYNDLFSIQKAILETPYEGEVTYTDKALKLISSSYLFESFSGGRDNAPDIVVILTDGQSTNPFATLSEANKLKSRGVTMLSIGITSGIKETELLSLASRPEFFFKVDDFDVLNNFLGQIVEQTCQVSEGVKVKVQTKPSVTGNAEQEPQYYEQEPAQYNEQEPAQYNEQEPAQYNEQDPFYYQEQEPTEKIVTVKSTTKLTTTTPRTTTTTRASTTIKPTTTTTTTTTPKPTTTTTTTTKPKSTTTTTTTTTTTTTPKPTTTTSTTTTPKSTTKTTTTPKPTTTTTTTTTPKPTTTTTTTTTPRTTTRTTTTTTTTTTTPRTTTTTTTLPPPPKVIPCRNATKADILLLIDASTSIGSVNWQKQVKFAAEVVQAFTVGPRDVLFGTVIFNRVPTRIFDLKTFSNKTAVSDSLLAITYPNNPGTHTHLGFAEIRTNQLFSTASGGRPDARDILIVMTDGQSNYPDQTSSEAQLLKNTGVTVISVGIGVTNTDELHAMASKSDYVFTTGGYEMLDYIKRDLVKLTCDGV is encoded by the exons AAAAGTCATCGCCTGTCAAAGACGGAAGCAAAGAAAAAG AGTCTACAAAGAGCTTGAAACTACTCACCAAGGAAGAAACAACCAGAGAGAAGGAAGGAagtaaaaaggaaagaaaaagtaaagaagaAACGAGAAGTCGAAGTGATGAATCCAACGATAACAACAGCAACGTCGACAAAAGCAAAACAAGGAGCAAGGAGGATGGAATCGAACTGAGGTATTTCCTTTCAAGTAGCAGAAGAACATCGTCTGAGCCAGCCATTGTTAGCGAAAGTCCCATCATTAAAAGGTCCTTGTCGCTCGCGGGCTCACTCCTGAATCCTGCCAACCTAGTAAAGACTGTGGTGGATGCTGCTGTCAACTTGTACTGCTCTTTCGATGGCCGCCTGGTTCCTTGCAAAGACG CGCCTCTCAATTTCCGGTGTCGGGCCCTCGCTGACGTCATCTTCGTCGTTGACTCCTCGGGCAGCATCGGATCTATCAACTTTAAGAAGCAGCTTTCTTTCATCGCCAACATAGCGGCCTCGTTCTTTGTCGGCGCCAATGACGTCAGGGTGGGCCTTGTGGTCTTCAGCACTGACGCTCAGATCTGGTTTGATTTGAAGGAATACAATGACTTGTTCTCTATTCAGAAG GCCATACTGGAAACCCCTTACGAAGGCGAAGTTACGTACACCGACAAAGCCCTCAAGTTAATCAGCAGTTCTTacttgtttgaaagtttttccGGAGGAAGAGACAACGCCCCTGACATTGTTGTCATTCTGACAGACGGACAGTCCACTAACCCGTTTGCAA CTCTTTCTGAGGCCAATAAATTAAAATCTCGAGGCGTCACTATGTTGTCTATTGGCATCACTTCCGGTATAAAAGAAACAGAACTCCTCTCTCTGGCGAGCAGACCCGAGTTCTTCTTCAAAGTGGACGATTTTGATGTACTAAACAATTTCTTAGGCCAAATTGTGGAACAGACTTGTCAAG TCTCTGAGGGAGTCAAAGTCAAAGTACAAA cGAAGCCGAGTGTTACAGGTAATGCC GAACAAGAACCGCAGTATTACG AGCAAGAACCAGCTCAATACAATG aaCAAGAACCAGCCCAGTACAATG AACAAGAACCAGCTCAGTACAATG AACAAGATCCGTTTTACTACCAAG AGCAAGAGCCAACGGAAAAGATTGTTACAGTGAAAAGCACAACCAAATTAACAACCACTACACCAAGAACAACCACGACAACCAGGGCTTCGACAACGATAAAACctacaactactactaccactacCACAACACCAAAGCCTACAACCACCACAACCACTACTACAAAGCCCAAATCAACCACGACTACAACCACGACTACAACCACAACTACAACGCCTAAGCCAACCACCACCACAAGTACCACGACAACGCCGAAGTCTACAACTAAGACAACCACAACGCCAAAACCAACGACTACTACGACAACGACGACAACACCAAAGCCTACAACCACAACCACAACTACAACCACGCCTAGGACAACCACCAGAACTACAACCACCACGACAACGACGACTACTACCCCAAGAACAACaa CTACAACAACGACATTGCCGCCGCCACCGAAAGTGATCCCCTGTCGAAACGCCACTAAGGCTGACATCTTACTTCTGATTGACGCCTCTACCAGCATCGGCTCTGTCAACTGGCAGAAACAGGTCAAGTTTGCTGCAGAGGTTGTCCAAGCGTTCACAGTGGGTCCCAGAGATGTCTTGTTCGGAACTGTTATCTTCAACAGAGTCCCCACACGAATATTTGATCTGAAAACGTTTTCTAATAAAACCGCAGTCTCAGAT TCTCTGCTGGCCATCACGTACCCTAACAACCCTGGCACGCACACCCACCTGGGCTTCGCAGAGATTCGAACCAACCAGCTGTTCAGCACAGCCTCAGGCGGTAGACCGGACGCCAGGGATATTCTCATTGTCATGACCGATGGACAATCAAACTACCCTGATCAAA CGTCCAGTGAAGCCCAGCTGCTCAAGAATACTGGCGTCACTGTCATTAGTGTTGGCATTGGAGTGACCAATACTGACGAGCTGCATGCCATGGCCAGCAAGTCAGATTACGTCTTCACCACCGGAGGCTACGAGATGCTGGACTACATCAAGCGAGACCTGGTCAAGTTGACATGTGATG GTGTTTAA
- the LOC106068608 gene encoding collagen alpha-1(XII) chain-like isoform X6, producing MRTSILVFFIIAMMAVSDGKGSKKSSPVKDGSKEKESTKSLKLLTKEETTREKEGSKKERKSKEETRSRSDESNDNNSNVDKSKTRSKEDGIELRYFLSSSRRTSSEPAIVSESPIIKRSLSLAGSLLNPANLVKTVVDAAVNLYCSFDGRLVPCKDAQGGKYLAPLNFRCRALADVIFVVDSSGSIGSINFKKQLSFIANIAASFFVGANDVRVGLVVFSTDAQIWFDLKEYNDLFSIQKAILETPYEGEVTYTDKALKLISSSYLFESFSGGRDNAPDIVVILTDGQSTNPFATLSEANKLKSRGVTMLSIGITSGIKETELLSLASRPEFFFKVDDFDVLNNFLGQIVEQTCQVSEGVKVKVQTKPSVTEQEPQYYEQEPAQYNEQEPAQYNEQDPFYYQEQEPTEKIVTVKSTTKLTTTTPRTTTTTRASTTIKPTTTTTTTTTPKPTTTTTTTTKPKSTTTTTTTTTTTTTPKPTTTTSTTTTPKSTTKTTTTPKPTTTTTTTTTPKPTTTTTTTTTPRTTTRTTTTTTTTTTTPRTTTTTTTLPPPPKVIPCRNATKADILLLIDASTSIGSVNWQKQVKFAAEVVQAFTVGPRDVLFGTVIFNRVPTRIFDLKTFSNKTAVSDSLLAITYPNNPGTHTHLGFAEIRTNQLFSTASGGRPDARDILIVMTDGQSNYPDQTSSEAQLLKNTGVTVISVGIGVTNTDELHAMASKSDYVFTTGGYEMLDYIKRDLVKLTCDGV from the exons AAAAGTCATCGCCTGTCAAAGACGGAAGCAAAGAAAAAG AGTCTACAAAGAGCTTGAAACTACTCACCAAGGAAGAAACAACCAGAGAGAAGGAAGGAagtaaaaaggaaagaaaaagtaaagaagaAACGAGAAGTCGAAGTGATGAATCCAACGATAACAACAGCAACGTCGACAAAAGCAAAACAAGGAGCAAGGAGGATGGAATCGAACTGAGGTATTTCCTTTCAAGTAGCAGAAGAACATCGTCTGAGCCAGCCATTGTTAGCGAAAGTCCCATCATTAAAAGGTCCTTGTCGCTCGCGGGCTCACTCCTGAATCCTGCCAACCTAGTAAAGACTGTGGTGGATGCTGCTGTCAACTTGTACTGCTCTTTCGATGGCCGCCTGGTTCCTTGCAAAGACG CACAAGGAGGAAAATATTTAG CGCCTCTCAATTTCCGGTGTCGGGCCCTCGCTGACGTCATCTTCGTCGTTGACTCCTCGGGCAGCATCGGATCTATCAACTTTAAGAAGCAGCTTTCTTTCATCGCCAACATAGCGGCCTCGTTCTTTGTCGGCGCCAATGACGTCAGGGTGGGCCTTGTGGTCTTCAGCACTGACGCTCAGATCTGGTTTGATTTGAAGGAATACAATGACTTGTTCTCTATTCAGAAG GCCATACTGGAAACCCCTTACGAAGGCGAAGTTACGTACACCGACAAAGCCCTCAAGTTAATCAGCAGTTCTTacttgtttgaaagtttttccGGAGGAAGAGACAACGCCCCTGACATTGTTGTCATTCTGACAGACGGACAGTCCACTAACCCGTTTGCAA CTCTTTCTGAGGCCAATAAATTAAAATCTCGAGGCGTCACTATGTTGTCTATTGGCATCACTTCCGGTATAAAAGAAACAGAACTCCTCTCTCTGGCGAGCAGACCCGAGTTCTTCTTCAAAGTGGACGATTTTGATGTACTAAACAATTTCTTAGGCCAAATTGTGGAACAGACTTGTCAAG TCTCTGAGGGAGTCAAAGTCAAAGTACAAA cGAAGCCGAGTGTTACAG AACAAGAACCGCAGTATTACG aaCAAGAACCAGCCCAGTACAATG AACAAGAACCAGCTCAGTACAATG AACAAGATCCGTTTTACTACCAAG AGCAAGAGCCAACGGAAAAGATTGTTACAGTGAAAAGCACAACCAAATTAACAACCACTACACCAAGAACAACCACGACAACCAGGGCTTCGACAACGATAAAACctacaactactactaccactacCACAACACCAAAGCCTACAACCACCACAACCACTACTACAAAGCCCAAATCAACCACGACTACAACCACGACTACAACCACAACTACAACGCCTAAGCCAACCACCACCACAAGTACCACGACAACGCCGAAGTCTACAACTAAGACAACCACAACGCCAAAACCAACGACTACTACGACAACGACGACAACACCAAAGCCTACAACCACAACCACAACTACAACCACGCCTAGGACAACCACCAGAACTACAACCACCACGACAACGACGACTACTACCCCAAGAACAACaa CTACAACAACGACATTGCCGCCGCCACCGAAAGTGATCCCCTGTCGAAACGCCACTAAGGCTGACATCTTACTTCTGATTGACGCCTCTACCAGCATCGGCTCTGTCAACTGGCAGAAACAGGTCAAGTTTGCTGCAGAGGTTGTCCAAGCGTTCACAGTGGGTCCCAGAGATGTCTTGTTCGGAACTGTTATCTTCAACAGAGTCCCCACACGAATATTTGATCTGAAAACGTTTTCTAATAAAACCGCAGTCTCAGAT TCTCTGCTGGCCATCACGTACCCTAACAACCCTGGCACGCACACCCACCTGGGCTTCGCAGAGATTCGAACCAACCAGCTGTTCAGCACAGCCTCAGGCGGTAGACCGGACGCCAGGGATATTCTCATTGTCATGACCGATGGACAATCAAACTACCCTGATCAAA CGTCCAGTGAAGCCCAGCTGCTCAAGAATACTGGCGTCACTGTCATTAGTGTTGGCATTGGAGTGACCAATACTGACGAGCTGCATGCCATGGCCAGCAAGTCAGATTACGTCTTCACCACCGGAGGCTACGAGATGCTGGACTACATCAAGCGAGACCTGGTCAAGTTGACATGTGATG GTGTTTAA
- the LOC106068608 gene encoding collagen alpha-1(XII) chain-like isoform X1, producing the protein MRTSILVFFIIAMMAVSDGKGSKKSSPVKDGSKEKESTKSLKLLTKEETTREKEGSKKERKSKEETRSRSDESNDNNSNVDKSKTRSKEDGIELRYFLSSSRRTSSEPAIVSESPIIKRSLSLAGSLLNPANLVKTVVDAAVNLYCSFDGRLVPCKDAQGGKYLAPLNFRCRALADVIFVVDSSGSIGSINFKKQLSFIANIAASFFVGANDVRVGLVVFSTDAQIWFDLKEYNDLFSIQKAILETPYEGEVTYTDKALKLISSSYLFESFSGGRDNAPDIVVILTDGQSTNPFATLSEANKLKSRGVTMLSIGITSGIKETELLSLASRPEFFFKVDDFDVLNNFLGQIVEQTCQVSEGVKVKVQTKPSVTGNAEQEPQYYEQEPAQYNEQEPAQYNEQEPAQYNEQDPFYYQEQEPTEKIVTVKSTTKLTTTTPRTTTTTRASTTIKPTTTTTTTTTPKPTTTTTTTTKPKSTTTTTTTTTTTTTPKPTTTTSTTTTPKSTTKTTTTPKPTTTTTTTTTPKPTTTTTTTTTPRTTTRTTTTTTTTTTTPRTTTTTTTLPPPPKVIPCRNATKADILLLIDASTSIGSVNWQKQVKFAAEVVQAFTVGPRDVLFGTVIFNRVPTRIFDLKTFSNKTAVSDSLLAITYPNNPGTHTHLGFAEIRTNQLFSTASGGRPDARDILIVMTDGQSNYPDQTSSEAQLLKNTGVTVISVGIGVTNTDELHAMASKSDYVFTTGGYEMLDYIKRDLVKLTCDGV; encoded by the exons AAAAGTCATCGCCTGTCAAAGACGGAAGCAAAGAAAAAG AGTCTACAAAGAGCTTGAAACTACTCACCAAGGAAGAAACAACCAGAGAGAAGGAAGGAagtaaaaaggaaagaaaaagtaaagaagaAACGAGAAGTCGAAGTGATGAATCCAACGATAACAACAGCAACGTCGACAAAAGCAAAACAAGGAGCAAGGAGGATGGAATCGAACTGAGGTATTTCCTTTCAAGTAGCAGAAGAACATCGTCTGAGCCAGCCATTGTTAGCGAAAGTCCCATCATTAAAAGGTCCTTGTCGCTCGCGGGCTCACTCCTGAATCCTGCCAACCTAGTAAAGACTGTGGTGGATGCTGCTGTCAACTTGTACTGCTCTTTCGATGGCCGCCTGGTTCCTTGCAAAGACG CACAAGGAGGAAAATATTTAG CGCCTCTCAATTTCCGGTGTCGGGCCCTCGCTGACGTCATCTTCGTCGTTGACTCCTCGGGCAGCATCGGATCTATCAACTTTAAGAAGCAGCTTTCTTTCATCGCCAACATAGCGGCCTCGTTCTTTGTCGGCGCCAATGACGTCAGGGTGGGCCTTGTGGTCTTCAGCACTGACGCTCAGATCTGGTTTGATTTGAAGGAATACAATGACTTGTTCTCTATTCAGAAG GCCATACTGGAAACCCCTTACGAAGGCGAAGTTACGTACACCGACAAAGCCCTCAAGTTAATCAGCAGTTCTTacttgtttgaaagtttttccGGAGGAAGAGACAACGCCCCTGACATTGTTGTCATTCTGACAGACGGACAGTCCACTAACCCGTTTGCAA CTCTTTCTGAGGCCAATAAATTAAAATCTCGAGGCGTCACTATGTTGTCTATTGGCATCACTTCCGGTATAAAAGAAACAGAACTCCTCTCTCTGGCGAGCAGACCCGAGTTCTTCTTCAAAGTGGACGATTTTGATGTACTAAACAATTTCTTAGGCCAAATTGTGGAACAGACTTGTCAAG TCTCTGAGGGAGTCAAAGTCAAAGTACAAA cGAAGCCGAGTGTTACAGGTAATGCC GAACAAGAACCGCAGTATTACG AGCAAGAACCAGCTCAATACAATG aaCAAGAACCAGCCCAGTACAATG AACAAGAACCAGCTCAGTACAATG AACAAGATCCGTTTTACTACCAAG AGCAAGAGCCAACGGAAAAGATTGTTACAGTGAAAAGCACAACCAAATTAACAACCACTACACCAAGAACAACCACGACAACCAGGGCTTCGACAACGATAAAACctacaactactactaccactacCACAACACCAAAGCCTACAACCACCACAACCACTACTACAAAGCCCAAATCAACCACGACTACAACCACGACTACAACCACAACTACAACGCCTAAGCCAACCACCACCACAAGTACCACGACAACGCCGAAGTCTACAACTAAGACAACCACAACGCCAAAACCAACGACTACTACGACAACGACGACAACACCAAAGCCTACAACCACAACCACAACTACAACCACGCCTAGGACAACCACCAGAACTACAACCACCACGACAACGACGACTACTACCCCAAGAACAACaa CTACAACAACGACATTGCCGCCGCCACCGAAAGTGATCCCCTGTCGAAACGCCACTAAGGCTGACATCTTACTTCTGATTGACGCCTCTACCAGCATCGGCTCTGTCAACTGGCAGAAACAGGTCAAGTTTGCTGCAGAGGTTGTCCAAGCGTTCACAGTGGGTCCCAGAGATGTCTTGTTCGGAACTGTTATCTTCAACAGAGTCCCCACACGAATATTTGATCTGAAAACGTTTTCTAATAAAACCGCAGTCTCAGAT TCTCTGCTGGCCATCACGTACCCTAACAACCCTGGCACGCACACCCACCTGGGCTTCGCAGAGATTCGAACCAACCAGCTGTTCAGCACAGCCTCAGGCGGTAGACCGGACGCCAGGGATATTCTCATTGTCATGACCGATGGACAATCAAACTACCCTGATCAAA CGTCCAGTGAAGCCCAGCTGCTCAAGAATACTGGCGTCACTGTCATTAGTGTTGGCATTGGAGTGACCAATACTGACGAGCTGCATGCCATGGCCAGCAAGTCAGATTACGTCTTCACCACCGGAGGCTACGAGATGCTGGACTACATCAAGCGAGACCTGGTCAAGTTGACATGTGATG GTGTTTAA